The following proteins come from a genomic window of Blastocatellia bacterium:
- a CDS encoding ATP-binding protein, which translates to MTTIGRPSIRRWTSVLGLKLTVCLMASMVVVFAGFGSWAIRFHRRTLEEMVLTSADRTSDIIKRSTRYSMMRNHRDEVYQIIKTIGTEPGMHKIRIFNEEGKISFSTDEREVNTLVDKRAEACYGCHSQEQPLGRLNRPDRVRIYTGTTGERILGIINPIENEPSCYTASCHAHPPDKQILGVLDVTMSLARVDEVIIQGQRRMMTGLVLAIVLVSLVIGGVIWMMVHRPIEQLMAGIERVAAGDLSSKITISRRDEMGVLAASFNDMTEKLKRAYDEITEWAHVLESRVEEKTRELQRAHDQMLQVERMASMGKLAAIIAHEINNPLAGIFTYAKLLLKKMDRAAPENARQYLEMIAQESARCGELVKNLLQFARSTRVKPQPNSLNALIEQSLRLVQHKIDLMGVRTRLDLDPQIGPIICDAQQIKQALVALLINACEAMRPGEGLLEIESHRVEDPPGAEILIRDNGIGMDEETQRRIFEPFFTTKETGSLGLGLSVVLTIITRHGGEIRVQSAPGQGTTFTLRLPERPPHPTETDDEVGRPDSPFFLLSEGGTLSSSLRSRSEDSQNSEVKR; encoded by the coding sequence ATGACGACCATCGGCAGACCATCCATTCGGCGCTGGACGTCGGTGCTCGGCTTGAAGCTGACCGTGTGCCTGATGGCGAGCATGGTGGTGGTGTTCGCCGGGTTCGGTTCCTGGGCGATTCGGTTTCATCGGCGAACGCTCGAAGAGATGGTACTCACGAGCGCCGATCGGACAAGCGACATCATCAAACGCAGCACCCGCTACAGCATGATGAGAAATCACCGGGATGAGGTCTACCAGATCATCAAGACGATCGGGACCGAGCCCGGCATGCACAAGATCCGCATCTTCAACGAGGAGGGGAAGATCAGCTTCTCCACCGATGAGCGCGAGGTCAACACGCTCGTGGACAAGCGGGCCGAAGCCTGCTACGGCTGTCACAGTCAGGAGCAACCACTCGGACGGCTGAATCGGCCCGACCGCGTGCGCATCTACACGGGAACGACGGGAGAGCGCATCCTGGGGATCATCAATCCCATTGAGAACGAACCGAGCTGTTACACCGCGTCCTGCCATGCTCATCCGCCCGACAAGCAGATTCTCGGTGTGCTCGATGTGACCATGTCGCTGGCCCGCGTGGATGAGGTCATCATTCAGGGGCAGCGGCGGATGATGACCGGTCTTGTGCTGGCGATCGTGCTCGTTTCGCTGGTCATCGGCGGAGTCATCTGGATGATGGTTCACCGCCCCATCGAGCAGCTCATGGCGGGGATCGAGCGCGTGGCCGCCGGAGACCTGTCCTCCAAAATCACCATTTCCCGTCGGGATGAAATGGGCGTCCTGGCCGCTTCGTTCAACGACATGACCGAGAAGCTGAAGAGGGCCTACGATGAGATCACCGAGTGGGCGCACGTGCTGGAGAGTCGGGTGGAGGAGAAGACACGAGAGCTGCAACGGGCGCACGACCAGATGCTGCAGGTCGAGCGGATGGCCTCGATGGGCAAGCTGGCCGCCATCATCGCTCATGAGATCAACAATCCCCTGGCGGGCATCTTCACCTATGCCAAGCTGCTGCTCAAGAAGATGGATCGGGCCGCGCCGGAGAACGCCCGCCAGTATCTGGAGATGATCGCCCAGGAATCGGCCCGCTGCGGCGAGCTGGTGAAAAATCTGTTGCAGTTCGCCCGCTCGACCCGGGTTAAGCCTCAGCCGAACTCTCTCAATGCCCTCATCGAGCAATCGCTGCGGCTCGTGCAGCATAAGATTGATCTCATGGGCGTGCGGACGCGCTTGGACCTCGATCCGCAGATCGGACCGATCATCTGCGATGCCCAGCAGATCAAGCAGGCGCTCGTCGCCCTGCTCATCAATGCCTGCGAGGCCATGCGGCCCGGCGAAGGACTGCTGGAGATCGAGTCGCATCGGGTGGAGGATCCGCCGGGCGCGGAAATTCTCATCCGCGACAACGGCATCGGAATGGATGAGGAGACGCAGCGTCGCATCTTCGAGCCGTTCTTCACCACCAAGGAGACGGGGAGCCTGGGACTGGGATTGTCCGTCGTGCTCACCATCATCACCCGTCACGGAGGAGAGATTCGCGTCCAATCCGCTCCGGGGCAGGGAACGACGTTCACTCTTCGTCTCCCCGAACGCCCTCCGCATCCGACCGAGACGGATGATGAGGTGGGTCGCCCCGACTCGCCTTTTTTCCTCCTCTCCGAGGGAGGGACGCTGTCCTCATCTCTCCGCAGCCGCAGCGAAGACTCTCAGAACTCTGAGGTGAAGCGATGA